Proteins from one Escherichia coli genomic window:
- the nirB gene encoding NADPH-nitrite reductase large subunit, with product MSKVRLAIIGNGMVGHRFIEDLLDKSDAANFDITVFCEEPRIAYDRVHLSSYFSHHTAEELSLVREGFYEKHGIKVLVGERAITINRQEKVIHSSAGRTVFYDKLIMATGSYPWIPPIKGSDTQDCFVYRTIEDLNAIESCARRSKRGAVVGGGLLGLEAAGALKNLGIETHVIEFAPMLMAEQLDQMGGEQLRRKIESMGVRVHTSKNTLEIVQEGVEARKTMRFADGSELEVDFIVFSTGIRPRDKLATQCGLDVAPRGGIVINDSCQTSDPDIYAIGECASWNNRVFGLVAPGYKMAQVAVDHILGSENAFEGADLSAKLKLLGVDVGGIGDAHGRTPGARSYVYLDESKEIYKRLIVSEDNKTLLGAVLVGDTSDYGNLLQLVLNAIELPENPDSLILPAHSGSGKPSIGVDKLPDSAQICSCFDVTKGDLIAAINKGCHTVAALKAETKAGTGCGGCIPLVTQVLNAELAKQGIEVNNNLCEHFAYSRQELFHLIRVEGIKTFEELLAKHGKGYGCEVCKPTVGSLLASCWNEYILKPEHTPLQDSNDNFLANIQKDGTYSVIPRSPGGEITPEGLMAVGRIAREFNLYTKITGSQRLAMFGAQKDDLPEIWRQLIEAGFETGHAYAKALRMAKTCVGSTWCRYGVGDSVGLGVELENRYKGIRTPHKMKFGVSGCTRECSEAQGKDVGIIATEKGWNLYVCGNGGMKPRHADLLAADIDRETLIKYLDRFMMFYIRTADKLTRTAPWLENLEGGIDYLKAVIIDDKLGLNAHLEEEMARLREAVVCEWTETVNTPSAQTRFKHFINSDKRDPNVQMVPEREQHRPATPYERIPVTLVEDNA from the coding sequence ATGAGCAAAGTCAGACTCGCAATTATCGGTAACGGTATGGTCGGCCATCGCTTTATCGAAGATCTTCTTGATAAATCTGATGCGGCCAACTTTGATATTACCGTTTTCTGTGAAGAACCGCGCATCGCTTATGACCGCGTACACCTCTCGTCTTACTTCTCTCACCACACCGCCGAAGAGCTGTCGCTGGTGCGCGAAGGCTTTTACGAAAAACACGGTATTAAAGTTCTGGTCGGCGAACGCGCTATCACCATCAACCGTCAGGAGAAGGTGATTCACTCCAGCGCCGGACGTACCGTTTTTTATGACAAGCTGATCATGGCGACCGGTTCCTATCCGTGGATCCCGCCAATCAAAGGTTCTGATACTCAGGACTGCTTTGTCTATCGCACCATTGAAGACCTCAACGCCATTGAATCCTGCGCCCGTCGCAGTAAGCGCGGTGCCGTTGTTGGCGGCGGCCTGTTAGGTCTGGAAGCCGCTGGCGCGCTGAAAAACTTAGGCATTGAAACCCACGTTATCGAATTTGCCCCTATGCTGATGGCGGAACAGCTTGATCAGATGGGCGGCGAGCAATTGCGTCGCAAAATCGAAAGCATGGGTGTACGCGTTCACACCAGCAAAAACACTCTTGAGATTGTGCAGGAAGGTGTCGAAGCGCGTAAAACCATGCGTTTTGCCGACGGCAGCGAACTGGAAGTCGACTTTATCGTCTTCTCTACCGGTATCCGTCCGCGCGATAAGCTGGCAACCCAGTGTGGTCTGGACGTTGCTCCTCGTGGGGGTATCGTCATTAATGATTCCTGCCAGACTTCCGATCCAGATATCTACGCCATCGGTGAATGCGCAAGCTGGAACAACCGTGTATTTGGTCTGGTAGCACCTGGCTACAAAATGGCGCAGGTCGCCGTTGACCATATTCTCGGTAGCGAAAACGCCTTTGAAGGTGCTGACCTTAGCGCCAAGCTGAAACTGCTGGGCGTAGACGTAGGCGGTATTGGCGATGCTCACGGTCGCACGCCTGGCGCACGTAGCTACGTTTACCTCGACGAAAGTAAAGAGATCTACAAACGCCTGATTGTCAGCGAAGACAACAAAACCCTGCTCGGTGCAGTACTGGTGGGTGATACCAGCGACTACGGTAACCTGCTGCAACTGGTGCTGAACGCAATCGAGCTGCCGGAAAACCCGGATTCTCTGATTCTGCCGGCGCACTCAGGTAGCGGCAAGCCGTCTATCGGTGTTGATAAACTGCCGGACAGCGCGCAAATCTGCTCCTGCTTTGACGTCACCAAAGGCGATCTGATTGCTGCCATCAACAAAGGCTGCCACACCGTTGCGGCGCTGAAAGCCGAAACCAAAGCGGGTACTGGCTGCGGTGGCTGTATCCCGCTGGTCACTCAGGTACTGAACGCGGAACTGGCAAAACAGGGTATCGAAGTTAACAATAACCTGTGCGAACACTTTGCTTATTCACGTCAGGAACTGTTCCATTTGATCCGCGTTGAAGGCATTAAAACCTTCGAAGAACTGCTGGCGAAACACGGTAAAGGCTACGGTTGTGAGGTTTGTAAACCAACCGTCGGTTCACTGCTGGCCTCCTGCTGGAACGAATACATTCTGAAGCCGGAACATACTCCGCTACAGGATTCTAACGACAACTTCCTCGCTAACATCCAGAAAGACGGCACCTACTCGGTGATCCCGCGTTCTCCGGGTGGTGAAATCACCCCAGAAGGACTGATGGCAGTGGGTCGTATCGCGCGTGAATTTAATCTCTACACCAAAATCACCGGCTCCCAGCGTCTGGCGATGTTTGGCGCACAGAAAGACGATCTGCCGGAGATCTGGCGTCAGCTGATTGAAGCAGGTTTCGAAACCGGTCATGCCTATGCGAAAGCACTGCGTATGGCGAAAACCTGCGTGGGTAGCACCTGGTGCCGCTACGGCGTTGGCGACAGCGTCGGCCTCGGCGTGGAACTGGAAAACCGCTACAAAGGCATCCGTACGCCGCACAAAATGAAGTTCGGTGTCTCCGGCTGTACCCGTGAATGTTCAGAAGCGCAAGGTAAAGATGTGGGTATTATCGCCACTGAAAAAGGCTGGAACCTGTATGTGTGCGGTAACGGCGGCATGAAACCGCGTCATGCGGATCTGCTGGCAGCGGATATCGATCGCGAAACGCTGATCAAATATCTTGACCGCTTCATGATGTTCTACATCCGTACTGCCGACAAACTGACGCGTACCGCACCGTGGTTAGAAAACCTCGAAGGCGGCATTGATTACCTGAAAGCGGTGATCATTGACGACAAACTGGGGCTGAACGCACATCTGGAAGAAGAGATGGCGCGCCTGCGTGAAGCGGTAGTGTGTGAGTGGACTGAAACGGTCAATACACCGTCTGCGCAGACTCGCTTCAAACACTTCATCAACAGCGATAAGCGTGACCCGAACGTGCAGATGGTGCCAGAGCGCGAACAGCACCGTCCGGCAACGCCGTATGAACGTATCCCGGTAACTCTAGTGGAGGACAACGCATGA
- the tsgA gene encoding MFS transporter TsgA, with amino-acid sequence MTNSNRIKLTWISFLSYALTGALVIVTGMVMGNIADYFNLPVSSMSNTFTFLNAGILISIFLNAWLMEIVPLKTQLRFGFLLMMLAVAGLMFSHSLALFSAAMFILGVVSGITMSIGTFLITQMYEGRQRGSRLLFTDSFFSMAGMIFPMIAAFLLARSIEWYWVYACIGLVYVAIFILTFGCEFPALGKHAPKTDAPVAKEKWGIGVLFLSIAALCYILGQLGFISWVPEYAKGLGMSLNDAGTLVSNFWMSYMVGMWAFSFILRFFDLQRILTVLAGLAAILMYVFNTGTPAHMAWSILALGFFSSAIYTTIITLGSQQTKVPSPKLVNFVLTCGTIGTMLTFVVTGPIVEHSGPKAALLTANGLYAVVFVMCFLLGFVSRHRQHNTLTSH; translated from the coding sequence ATGACTAACAGCAATCGCATCAAGCTCACATGGATTAGCTTTCTCTCCTACGCACTGACGGGTGCGTTGGTTATTGTCACCGGGATGGTGATGGGAAATATCGCCGATTATTTCAATCTGCCTGTTTCCAGTATGAGTAACACCTTCACCTTCCTCAATGCTGGCATTTTAATCTCTATCTTCCTCAATGCCTGGCTGATGGAAATCGTCCCGTTAAAAACGCAGTTACGTTTTGGCTTTCTCCTGATGATGCTGGCGGTTGCTGGTTTGATGTTTAGCCACAGCCTGGCGCTTTTCTCGGCAGCGATGTTCATTCTCGGGGTGGTCAGCGGTATCACTATGTCGATTGGTACATTCCTGATAACACAAATGTATGAAGGGCGTCAGCGCGGTTCTCGCCTGTTATTTACCGACTCCTTCTTCAGTATGGCAGGGATGATTTTCCCAATGATCGCCGCGTTTCTGCTGGCGCGCAGCATTGAGTGGTACTGGGTTTATGCCTGCATCGGGCTGGTTTACGTCGCTATTTTTATTCTGACCTTCGGCTGTGAGTTTCCGGCACTGGGCAAACATGCGCCAAAAACGGACGCTCCGGTAGCGAAAGAAAAATGGGGCATCGGCGTACTGTTTCTCTCAATTGCAGCGCTGTGCTACATCCTCGGTCAGTTAGGTTTTATCTCCTGGGTGCCGGAGTATGCCAAAGGCCTGGGCATGAGCCTGAACGACGCTGGCACGCTGGTGAGTAACTTCTGGATGTCATATATGGTCGGCATGTGGGCGTTCAGCTTTATTCTTCGCTTCTTTGATTTGCAACGTATCCTGACCGTACTGGCTGGTCTGGCTGCGATTCTGATGTACGTCTTTAACACCGGAACACCGGCACATATGGCGTGGTCAATTCTCGCCCTGGGCTTCTTCTCCAGCGCGATCTATACCACCATCATCACCCTGGGTTCACAGCAAACCAAAGTACCGTCACCAAAACTGGTTAACTTTGTCCTGACCTGCGGGACCATCGGTACCATGCTGACCTTTGTCGTTACCGGCCCGATTGTTGAACATAGCGGTCCAAAGGCGGCGCTGCTGACGGCAAACGGTCTGTACGCTGTCGTCTTTGTGATGTGCTTCCTGTTAGGTTTCGTCAGCCGTCACCGTCAGCATAACACCCTGACCTCTCATTAA
- the ppiA gene encoding peptidylprolyl isomerase A, translated as MFKSTLAAMAAVFALSALSPAAMAAKGDPHVLLTTSAGNIELELDKQKAPVSVQNFVDYVNSGFYNNTTFHRVIPGFMIQGGGFTEQMQQKKPNPPIKNEADNGLRNTRGTIAMARTADKDSATSQFFINVADNAFLDHGQRDFGYAVFGKVVKGMDVADKISQVPTHDVGPYQNVPSKPVVILSAKVLP; from the coding sequence ATGTTCAAATCGACCCTGGCGGCGATGGCTGCTGTTTTCGCTCTTTCTGCTCTTTCTCCCGCAGCAATGGCAGCGAAAGGGGACCCGCACGTATTGTTGACAACCTCAGCTGGTAACATCGAACTGGAGCTGGATAAACAAAAAGCGCCAGTATCTGTGCAAAACTTTGTCGATTATGTGAACAGCGGTTTTTATAACAACACAACCTTTCACCGCGTCATTCCTGGCTTTATGATTCAGGGCGGCGGTTTCACCGAGCAGATGCAGCAGAAAAAACCAAACCCGCCAATCAAAAATGAAGCCGATAACGGCCTGCGCAACACGCGTGGCACCATCGCGATGGCGCGTACCGCTGACAAAGACAGCGCCACCAGCCAGTTCTTTATCAACGTTGCCGATAACGCCTTCCTTGACCATGGTCAGCGTGATTTCGGTTACGCGGTATTTGGTAAAGTGGTGAAAGGCATGGACGTTGCCGATAAGATTTCCCAGGTGCCGACTCATGATGTTGGTCCGTACCAGAATGTGCCGTCAAAACCGGTAGTTATCCTTTCCGCTAAAGTCCTGCCGTAA
- the yhfG gene encoding YhfG family protein, whose amino-acid sequence MKKLTDKQKSRLWELQRNRNFQASRRLEGVEMPLVTLTAAEALARLEELRRHYER is encoded by the coding sequence GTGAAGAAACTCACCGATAAGCAAAAGTCCCGTCTCTGGGAGCTTCAGCGTAATCGTAATTTCCAGGCCAGTCGCCGTCTTGAAGGCGTCGAGATGCCTTTAGTTACTCTTACTGCCGCAGAGGCTTTAGCGCGCCTTGAAGAGCTGAGGAGGCACTATGAGCGATAA
- the fic gene encoding putative adenosine monophosphate-protein transferase Fic yields the protein MSDKFGEGRDPYLYPGLDIMRNRLNIRQQQRLEQAAYEMTALRAATIELGPLVRGLPHLRTIHRQLYQDIFDWAGQLREVDIYQGDTPFCHFAYIEKEGNALMQDLEEEGYLVGLEKAKFVERLAHYYCEINVLHPFRAGSGLAQRIFFEQLAIHAGYQLSWQGIEKEAWNQANQSGAMGDLTALQTIFSKVVSEAGESE from the coding sequence ATGAGCGATAAATTCGGCGAAGGGCGCGATCCGTATCTTTATCCTGGCCTTGATATCATGCGTAACCGGCTGAACATCCGCCAGCAACAGCGGCTGGAACAGGCCGCTTACGAAATGACGGCGCTGCGTGCTGCGACCATTGAGCTTGGTCCGCTGGTGCGCGGTTTACCGCATTTGCGCACTATCCATCGCCAGCTGTATCAGGATATTTTCGACTGGGCGGGGCAACTGCGTGAAGTTGATATTTATCAGGGTGATACGCCGTTCTGCCACTTTGCTTATATCGAAAAAGAGGGCAATGCCCTGATGCAGGATCTGGAGGAAGAAGGGTATCTGGTTGGCCTGGAGAAAGCGAAGTTCGTCGAGCGGCTGGCACACTACTATTGTGAAATTAACGTCCTGCATCCCTTCCGTGCGGGAAGTGGTCTGGCACAGCGTATCTTCTTCGAGCAACTGGCGATTCATGCTGGTTATCAACTGAGCTGGCAGGGTATCGAAAAAGAGGCCTGGAATCAGGCAAATCAGAGTGGGGCAATGGGGGATCTCACTGCGCTGCAGACGATATTTAGCAAAGTGGTAAGCGAAGCCGGGGAATCTGAGTAA
- the pabA gene encoding aminodeoxychorismate synthase component 2, protein MILLIDNYDSFTWNLYQYFCELGADVLVKRNDALTLADIDTLKPQKIVISPGPCTPDDAGISLDVIRHYAGSLPILGVCLGHQAMAQAFGGKVVRAAKVMHGKTSPITHNGEGVFKGLANPLTVTRYHSLVVEPDSLPECFEVTAWSETREIMGIRHRQWDLEGVQFHPESILSEQGHQLLANFLER, encoded by the coding sequence ATGATCCTGCTTATTGATAACTACGATTCTTTCACCTGGAACCTCTACCAGTACTTTTGTGAACTGGGGGCCGACGTGTTGGTTAAGCGCAACGATGCGTTAACGTTGGCGGATATCGACACACTCAAACCGCAGAAAATTGTTATCTCACCTGGACCCTGTACGCCGGACGATGCAGGGATCTCCCTTGACGTTATTCGCCACTACGCCGGCAGTTTGCCGATTCTTGGCGTCTGCCTCGGTCATCAGGCAATGGCGCAGGCTTTTGGTGGCAAAGTTGTGCGCGCCGCAAAGGTGATGCACGGCAAAACCTCGCCGATCACACATAACGGTGAGGGCGTATTTAAGGGGCTGGCAAATCCACTCACCGTGACACGCTACCATTCGCTGGTGGTGGAGCCTGACTCATTACCGGAGTGCTTTGAAGTGACGGCCTGGAGCGAAACCCGCGAGATTATGGGGATTCGTCATCGCCAGTGGGATCTGGAAGGCGTGCAGTTCCATCCAGAAAGTATTCTCAGCGAACAAGGGCATCAACTGCTGGCTAATTTCCTGGAGCGCTGA
- the argD gene encoding bifunctional acetylornithine/succinyldiaminopimelate transaminase: protein MATEQTAITRATFDEVILPIYAPAEFIPVKGLGSRIWDQQGKEYVDFAGGIAVTALGHCHPALVNALKTQGETLWHISNVFTNEPALRLGRKLIEATFAERVVFMNSGTEANETAFKLARHYACVRHSPFKTKIIAFHNAFHGRSLFTVSVGGQPKYSDGFGPKPADIIHVPFNDLHAVKAVMDDHTCAVVVEPIQGEGGVTAATPEFLQGLRELCDQHQALLVFDEVQCGMGRTGDLFAYMHFGVTPDILTSAKALGGGFPISAMLTTAEIASAFHPGSHGSTYGGNPLACAVAGAAFDIINTPEVLEGIHAKRQRFVDHLQKIDQQYDVFSDIRGMGLLIGAELKPQYKGRARDFLYAGAEEGVMVLNAGPDVMRFAPSLVVEDADIDEGMHRFAHAVAKVIGA from the coding sequence ATGGCAACTGAACAAACAGCAATTACACGCGCGACTTTCGATGAAGTGATCCTGCCGATTTATGCTCCGGCAGAGTTTATTCCGGTAAAAGGTCTGGGCAGCCGAATCTGGGATCAACAGGGCAAGGAGTATGTCGATTTCGCGGGTGGCATTGCAGTTACGGCGTTGGGCCATTGCCATCCTGCGCTGGTGAACGCGTTAAAAACCCAGGGCGAAACTCTGTGGCATATCAGTAACGTTTTTACCAATGAACCGGCGCTGCGTCTTGGTCGTAAACTGATTGAGGCAACGTTTGCCGAACGCGTGGTGTTTATGAACTCCGGCACGGAAGCTAACGAAACTGCCTTTAAACTGGCACGCCATTACGCCTGTGTGCGTCATAGCCCGTTCAAAACCAAAATTATTGCCTTCCATAACGCTTTTCATGGTCGTTCGCTGTTTACCGTCTCGGTGGGCGGGCAGCCAAAATATTCCGACGGCTTTGGGCCAAAACCGGCAGACATCATCCACGTTCCCTTTAATGATCTCCACGCAGTGAAAGCGGTGATGGATGATCACACCTGCGCGGTGGTGGTTGAGCCGATTCAGGGCGAGGGCGGCGTGACGGCAGCGACGCCAGAGTTTTTGCAGGGCTTGCGCGAGCTGTGCGATCAACATCAGGCATTATTGGTGTTTGATGAAGTGCAGTGCGGGATGGGGCGGACCGGCGATCTGTTTGCTTACATGCATTTCGGCGTGACGCCGGATATTCTGACCTCCGCCAAAGCGTTAGGCGGCGGCTTCCCGATTAGCGCCATGCTGACTACGGCGGAGATTGCTTCTGCGTTTCATCCTGGTTCTCACGGTTCCACCTACGGCGGTAATCCACTGGCCTGTGCAGTAGCTGGCGCGGCGTTTGATATCATCAATACCCCTGAAGTGCTGGAAGGCATTCACGCGAAACGCCAGCGTTTTGTGGACCATTTGCAGAAGATCGATCAGCAGTACGATGTGTTTAGCGATATTCGCGGTATGGGGCTGTTGATTGGCGCAGAGCTGAAACCACAGTACAAAGGTCGGGCGCGTGATTTCCTGTATGCGGGTGCCGAGGAAGGCGTAATGGTGCTGAATGCCGGGCCTGATGTGATGCGTTTTGCGCCGTCGCTGGTGGTGGAAGATGCGGATATCGATGAAGGGATGCATCGTTTCGCCCACGCGGTGGCGAAGGTGATTGGGGCGTAA
- the yhfK gene encoding YccS/YhfK family putative transporter, whose protein sequence is MWRRLIYHPDINYALRQTLVLCLPVAVGLMLGELRFGLLFSLVPACCNIAGLDTPHKRFFKRLIIGASLFATCSLLTQLLLAKDVPLPFLLTGLTLVLGVTAELGPLHAKLLPASLLAAIFTLSLAGYMPVWEPLLIYALGTLWYGLFNWFWFWIWREQPLRESLSLLYRELADYCETKYSLLTQHTDPEKALPPLLVRQQKAVDLITQCYQQMHMLSAQNNTDYKRMLRIFQEALDLQEHISVSLHQPEEVQKLVERSHAEEVIRWNAQTVATRLRVLADDILYHRLPTRFTMEKQIGALEKIARQHPDNPVGQFCYWHFSRIARVLRTQKPLYARDLLADKQRRMPLLPALKSYLSLKSPALRNAGRLSVMLSVASLMGTALHLPKSYWILMTVLLVTQNGYGATRLRIVNRSVGTVVGLIIAGVALHFKIPEGYTLTLMLITTLASYLILRKNYGWATVGFTITAVYTLQLLWLNGEQYILPRLIDTIIGCLIAFGGTVWLWPQWQSGLLRKNAHDALEAYQEAIRLILSEDPQPTPLAWQRMRVNQAHNTLYNSLNQAMQEPAFNSHYLADMKLWVTHSQFIVEHINAMTTLAREHRALPPELAQEYLQSCEIAIQRCQQRLEYDEPGSSGDANIMDAPEMQPHEGAAGTLEQHLQRVIGHLNTMHTISSMAWRQRPHHGIWLSRKLRDSKA, encoded by the coding sequence ATGTGGCGCAGACTGATTTATCACCCCGATATCAACTATGCACTACGACAAACGCTGGTGCTATGTTTGCCCGTGGCCGTTGGGTTAATGCTTGGCGAATTACGATTCGGTCTGCTCTTCTCCCTCGTTCCAGCCTGTTGCAATATTGCGGGCCTTGATACGCCTCATAAACGTTTTTTCAAACGCTTAATCATTGGTGCGTCACTGTTTGCCACCTGTAGCTTGCTGACACAGCTACTACTGGCAAAAGATGTTCCCCTGCCCTTTTTGCTGACCGGATTAACGCTGGTGCTTGGTGTCACTGCTGAGCTGGGGCCATTGCACGCAAAATTGCTTCCCGCATCGCTGCTCGCCGCCATTTTTACCCTCAGTCTGGCGGGATACATGCCGGTCTGGGAACCGTTGCTCATCTATGCGCTGGGCACTCTCTGGTACGGATTGTTTAACTGGTTTTGGTTCTGGATCTGGCGCGAACAACCGCTACGCGAGTCACTAAGCTTGCTGTACCGTGAACTGGCGGATTATTGCGAAACCAAATACAGCCTGCTTACCCAGCACACCGATCCTGAAAAAGCATTGCCGCCGCTGCTGGTGCGCCAGCAAAAAGCGGTCGATTTAATTACTCAGTGCTATCAGCAAATGCATATGCTTTCCGCGCAAAATAATACTGACTACAAGCGGATGCTGCGTATTTTCCAGGAGGCGCTGGATTTACAGGAACATATTTCGGTCAGCTTGCATCAGCCGGAAGAGGTGCAAAAGCTGGTCGAGCGTAGCCATGCGGAAGAAGTTATCCGCTGGAATGCGCAAACTGTCGCCACTCGCCTGCGCGTGCTGGCTGATGACATTCTTTACCATCGCCTGCCGACGCGCTTTACAATGGAAAAACAAATTGGCGCGCTGGAAAAAATCGCCCGCCAGCATCCGGATAATCCGGTTGGGCAATTCTGCTATTGGCACTTCAGCCGCATCGCTCGTGTACTACGCACCCAAAAACCGCTCTATGCCCGTGATTTACTGGCCGATAAACAGCGGCGAATGCCGTTACTGCCGGCGCTAAAAAGTTATCTGTCACTGAAATCTCCGGCGCTACGCAATGCTGGACGACTGAGTGTGATGTTAAGTGTTGCCAGCCTGATGGGTACCGCGCTGCATCTGCCGAAGTCGTACTGGATCCTGATGACGGTATTGCTGGTGACGCAAAATGGTTACGGCGCGACTCGCCTGCGAATTGTGAATCGTTCTGTGGGAACCGTGGTCGGGTTAATCATTGCGGGCGTTGCCCTGCACTTTAAAATTCCCGAAGGTTATACCCTGACGTTGATGCTGATTACCACCCTCGCCAGCTACCTGATATTGCGCAAAAACTACGGCTGGGCGACGGTCGGTTTTACCATTACCGCAGTATATACCCTGCAACTGTTGTGGCTGAACGGTGAGCAGTACATTCTTCCGCGTCTTATCGACACCATTATTGGTTGTTTGATTGCTTTCGGCGGAACTGTCTGGCTGTGGCCGCAGTGGCAGAGCGGGTTATTGCGTAAAAACGCCCATGACGCTTTAGAAGCCTATCAGGAAGCGATTCGTTTGATTCTGAGCGAGGATCCGCAACCTACGCCACTGGCCTGGCAGCGAATGCGGGTAAATCAAGCGCATAACACTCTGTATAACTCATTGAATCAGGCGATGCAGGAACCGGCGTTCAACAGCCATTATCTGGCAGATATGAAACTGTGGGTAACACACAGCCAATTTATTGTTGAGCATATTAATGCTATGACCACGCTGGCGCGGGAACACCGGGCATTGCCACCTGAACTGGCACAAGAGTATTTACAGTCTTGTGAAATCGCCATTCAGCGTTGTCAGCAGCGACTGGAGTATGACGAACCGGGGAGTTCTGGCGATGCCAATATCATGGATGCGCCGGAGATGCAGCCGCACGAAGGTGCGGCAGGTACGCTGGAGCAGCATTTACAACGGGTTATTGGTCATCTGAACACCATGCACACCATTTCGTCGATGGCATGGCGGCAGCGACCGCATCATGGGATTTGGCTGAGTCGCAAGTTGCGGGATTCGAAGGCGTAA
- the crp gene encoding cAMP-activated global transcriptional regulator CRP yields the protein MVLGKPQTDPTLEWFLSHCHIHKYPSKSTLIHQGEKAETLYYIVKGSVAVLIKDEEGKEMILSYLNQGDFIGELGLFEEGQERSAWVRAKTACEVAEISYKKFRQLIQVNPDILMRLSAQMARRLQVTSEKVGNLAFLDVTGRIAQTLLNLAKQPDAMTHPDGMQIKITRQEIGQIVGCSRETVGRILKMLEDQNLISAHGKTIVVYGTR from the coding sequence ATGGTGCTTGGCAAACCGCAAACAGACCCGACTCTCGAATGGTTCTTGTCTCATTGCCACATTCATAAGTACCCATCCAAGAGCACGCTTATTCACCAGGGTGAAAAAGCGGAAACGCTGTACTACATCGTTAAAGGCTCTGTGGCAGTGCTGATCAAAGATGAAGAGGGTAAAGAAATGATCCTCTCCTATCTGAATCAGGGTGATTTTATTGGCGAACTGGGCCTGTTTGAAGAAGGCCAGGAACGTAGCGCATGGGTACGTGCGAAAACCGCCTGTGAAGTGGCTGAAATTTCATACAAAAAATTTCGCCAATTGATTCAGGTAAACCCGGACATTCTGATGCGTCTTTCTGCACAGATGGCGCGTCGTTTGCAAGTCACTTCAGAGAAAGTGGGCAACCTGGCGTTCCTCGACGTGACGGGCCGCATTGCACAGACTCTGCTGAACCTGGCAAAACAACCGGATGCCATGACTCACCCGGACGGTATGCAAATCAAAATTACCCGTCAGGAAATCGGTCAGATTGTCGGCTGTTCTCGTGAAACCGTGGGGCGCATTCTGAAGATGCTGGAAGATCAGAACCTGATCTCCGCACACGGTAAAACCATCGTCGTTTACGGCACTCGTTAA
- the yhfA gene encoding OsmC family protein, whose protein sequence is MQARVKWVEGLTFLGESASGHQILMDGNSGDKAPSPMEMVLMAAGGCSAIDVVSILQKGRQDVVDCEVKLTSERREEAPRLFTHINLHFIVTGRDLKDAAVSRAVDLSAEKYCSVALMLEKAVNITHSYEVVAA, encoded by the coding sequence ATGCAAGCGCGAGTGAAGTGGGTCGAAGGGTTAACTTTTCTGGGCGAATCCGCCTCTGGTCACCAGATTTTAATGGATGGCAACTCAGGCGATAAAGCGCCAAGTCCGATGGAAATGGTGTTGATGGCGGCGGGGGGCTGTAGCGCCATCGATGTGGTTTCTATCCTGCAAAAGGGGCGTCAGGATGTGGTCGATTGTGAAGTAAAATTGACCTCTGAACGCCGCGAAGAGGCACCACGCCTGTTTACGCACATTAATCTGCATTTTATCGTCACCGGTCGCGACCTGAAAGACGCAGCGGTTTCGCGTGCGGTAGATCTCTCTGCCGAGAAATATTGTTCAGTGGCGTTGATGCTGGAAAAAGCGGTGAATATTACTCACTCGTATGAAGTGGTTGCCGCGTGA